Proteins co-encoded in one Prosthecobacter debontii genomic window:
- a CDS encoding BatA domain-containing protein: MHFLSPQLLHLAWLALIPLALYLFRKKARRVPVSTLLFFRSLSREHQESAWLRKVKKWLSLALTLLVVLLAVLALSRPVEQGDADSPGAVIVVVDRSASMDAQDGAGQTRVEEAQKVMAQRLRQLPEQVVISLVAYDAKAQVVLSRNRNRRECLRLLAEIQPQPMEEHADEAVTVVRRLAALEKETQVWHVGDTAWSDTEGLNYEFINVALPEVVNVGITSFQIRQAPLSHDRYEGFLKVSAATANPAVVTTTMEITVAGRLAQLRELELKPGEASALMLPLEGIRGQRVEIRLKTPGDQLGWDDAVAAPLPKARPLVVAWVAEKPDPFTELALTSMIEAGRIEMLRGTPSSWPMKDQPDVYVFEHWLPDTWPTERPVIALNPVKSAGPIKLKPLPGLGLPHDSVRSVMPDHPVLYRVSPTRLAVTQTSLLNLETSFEPLWMAGAEPVLAAGEVNGQRVVVSAFSPSRSEQLALLPAFPLMLGNALYWAAEERSSTLGLTVLHPGDLLEETGLVQWTEWDGVQFTETSESIPAGLLPIHRLGAWQTADGRVGTSLLASAQETNLPARSKDAVTGSLPKLKGSGGVSNWPRFLIWGLLGTLLLESFLFHRKAVF, translated from the coding sequence ATGCACTTCCTTTCTCCCCAACTGCTGCATCTGGCTTGGCTCGCGTTGATCCCGCTGGCGTTGTATCTCTTTCGCAAGAAGGCGCGGCGGGTTCCGGTGTCCACGTTACTCTTTTTCCGCTCGTTATCTCGCGAGCATCAGGAGTCGGCTTGGCTCCGCAAGGTGAAGAAGTGGCTGTCGTTAGCGCTGACATTGTTGGTGGTCCTGCTGGCGGTGCTGGCTCTATCGCGTCCGGTAGAGCAGGGGGATGCGGATTCCCCTGGTGCGGTCATTGTCGTGGTGGATCGCTCCGCTTCCATGGATGCTCAAGATGGGGCAGGACAGACGCGGGTGGAGGAGGCGCAGAAGGTCATGGCTCAGCGGCTGAGGCAGTTGCCTGAGCAGGTGGTGATCTCTCTGGTGGCTTACGATGCCAAGGCCCAGGTGGTGCTTTCACGAAACCGGAATCGCCGAGAGTGCCTGAGGTTATTGGCAGAGATCCAGCCGCAACCGATGGAAGAGCATGCGGATGAAGCCGTCACGGTCGTGCGACGATTGGCTGCTCTGGAAAAGGAAACCCAGGTCTGGCATGTGGGGGATACCGCGTGGTCCGATACCGAAGGGCTTAACTATGAGTTCATCAATGTCGCTTTGCCTGAGGTGGTGAATGTCGGCATCACCAGCTTTCAGATCCGACAGGCACCGCTCTCGCATGACCGTTATGAGGGCTTCCTGAAGGTGTCTGCGGCGACCGCTAATCCTGCGGTGGTCACAACGACGATGGAGATCACAGTCGCGGGACGTTTAGCGCAACTCCGTGAACTGGAGCTGAAGCCCGGTGAGGCAAGTGCGCTCATGTTGCCATTGGAGGGGATTCGTGGTCAGCGGGTGGAAATCCGTCTGAAGACTCCAGGTGATCAACTCGGCTGGGATGATGCCGTGGCGGCACCTCTGCCGAAGGCTCGCCCACTGGTGGTGGCGTGGGTGGCTGAGAAGCCTGATCCGTTTACCGAACTGGCTTTGACCTCGATGATTGAGGCGGGGCGCATCGAGATGCTGCGCGGCACGCCATCTTCTTGGCCCATGAAGGATCAGCCGGATGTCTATGTCTTTGAGCACTGGTTGCCCGACACATGGCCGACGGAGCGCCCTGTGATTGCTCTCAACCCGGTGAAAAGCGCAGGGCCGATCAAGCTAAAGCCGCTGCCTGGCCTGGGGTTGCCGCATGACAGCGTGCGCAGTGTGATGCCAGATCATCCCGTGCTGTATCGTGTGTCGCCCACGCGCCTAGCCGTCACCCAAACTTCACTTCTGAATCTGGAGACCTCGTTTGAACCTCTGTGGATGGCGGGAGCAGAGCCCGTGCTCGCTGCCGGAGAGGTGAATGGCCAGCGAGTGGTGGTGTCGGCTTTTTCCCCGTCGCGATCCGAGCAATTGGCACTTCTGCCTGCCTTTCCCCTGATGCTGGGGAATGCTCTTTATTGGGCCGCTGAGGAGCGCAGCTCGACCTTGGGGCTGACGGTGCTGCACCCTGGGGATTTGCTGGAAGAAACCGGCTTGGTCCAGTGGACCGAATGGGATGGCGTGCAGTTCACGGAGACTTCCGAATCCATTCCTGCGGGGCTGCTACCCATTCATCGGCTTGGCGCTTGGCAAACCGCCGATGGCCGTGTGGGAACCAGTCTGCTGGCCTCAGCTCAAGAAACCAATTTGCCAGCTCGATCCAAGGATGCCGTGACCGGTTCTCTGCCCAAGCTCAAGGGCTCTGGCGGTGTGAGCAATTGGCCGCGATTCCTGATCTGGGGTCTGCTCGGCACCTTGCTTCTCGAGAGCTTTTTATTTCATCGCAAGGCGGTGTTTTGA
- a CDS encoding ATP-dependent helicase, with translation MARNYTLHTATAAAPRIDYQAELNEQQYAAVTAPPGQTLVIAGAGSGKTRTLTYRVAWLLDNGVLPEQILLLTFTNKAAREMLERVASLVTADTTRMWGGTFHSIGNKFLRWNAERLGYRKGFSIMDREDQKDLMETVINSSGIDTAGFKFPKPEVIGDIFSLADNTCTSVEEILKTRYPYFEKIAEQIVRIRKLYQDKKVETNCMDFDDLLTQSVRLLKEHEDLRERYQRQFEFVLVDEYQDTNSLQCEFVEMITGRDGNLMVVGDDAQSIYSWRGADVGNILQFHEYWPRATVHKIEVNYRSVPEVLSLANASIANNKSQIQKQLQPAREAKGQLPALVPLDSGSAQAQFIAQRILELQDEGTELNEIAILYRAHFHSMEIQMELTARGIPFQITSGLRFFEQAHVKDVAAFMKFAINRRDEVSFMRMVKLIPGVGGASALKLWNAWLKTDASQADVMTGKFSDLLIPMSVPKKARETWDQFAYTLDELIIDGVPQPPPAMIRSIYEGVYEEYMKSKFKNAEQRQQDLEQLSNYSSRFTDPLEFLSQLSLLSGVDTDNKPDAQPEDRDAVTLTTAHQAKGLEWHTVFAVWMADGMFPHARAVEESDAGLEEERRLFYVTITRAKDELYLTYPLINHQARDGDILMRPSRFITELSMDLMEKWNVRSGW, from the coding sequence ATGGCTCGCAATTACACCCTGCACACGGCCACTGCCGCCGCGCCCCGCATTGATTATCAGGCGGAGCTGAATGAGCAGCAGTATGCCGCCGTCACCGCACCGCCAGGGCAGACCCTCGTCATCGCAGGAGCTGGTTCGGGCAAAACCCGCACGCTGACGTATCGCGTTGCCTGGTTGCTGGACAATGGCGTGCTGCCCGAGCAGATCCTGCTGCTGACCTTCACCAACAAAGCCGCCCGCGAGATGCTGGAGCGGGTCGCCTCCCTCGTCACGGCCGATACCACCCGTATGTGGGGCGGCACCTTCCACAGCATCGGGAATAAATTCCTGCGCTGGAATGCTGAGCGCCTGGGCTATCGCAAAGGCTTCTCCATCATGGATCGTGAGGATCAGAAGGACCTCATGGAAACCGTGATCAACAGCAGCGGCATCGACACCGCAGGCTTTAAGTTTCCTAAACCCGAGGTCATTGGCGACATCTTTTCTCTCGCCGATAACACCTGCACTTCGGTGGAAGAGATCTTGAAGACACGCTACCCTTACTTCGAGAAAATCGCGGAACAGATCGTGCGCATCCGCAAGCTCTACCAGGACAAAAAGGTGGAGACCAACTGCATGGACTTCGACGATCTGCTGACGCAATCCGTGCGTCTGCTCAAGGAGCATGAAGACCTGCGTGAGCGTTATCAGCGGCAGTTTGAGTTCGTCCTCGTCGATGAGTATCAGGACACCAACAGCCTCCAGTGCGAGTTCGTCGAAATGATCACCGGTCGCGATGGCAACCTCATGGTCGTTGGCGATGACGCCCAGTCCATCTACTCCTGGCGTGGGGCGGATGTGGGAAACATCCTGCAATTCCACGAATACTGGCCGCGAGCCACCGTGCATAAGATCGAGGTGAACTACCGTAGCGTGCCGGAGGTCCTCAGCCTCGCGAATGCCTCCATCGCCAACAACAAAAGCCAGATCCAAAAACAGCTCCAGCCCGCCCGCGAGGCCAAAGGCCAGCTCCCTGCCCTGGTGCCTCTGGACAGCGGCAGCGCCCAGGCCCAGTTCATTGCCCAGCGCATCCTCGAGCTTCAGGATGAAGGCACCGAGCTTAACGAGATCGCCATCCTCTACCGTGCTCATTTCCACAGCATGGAAATCCAGATGGAGCTGACGGCGCGGGGCATTCCTTTCCAGATCACCAGCGGCCTGCGCTTCTTTGAGCAAGCCCATGTCAAAGACGTGGCCGCCTTCATGAAGTTCGCCATCAACCGGCGGGATGAAGTCAGCTTCATGCGCATGGTCAAACTCATCCCTGGAGTCGGCGGAGCCAGTGCGCTGAAGCTGTGGAATGCCTGGCTGAAAACGGACGCCTCCCAGGCCGATGTGATGACCGGCAAATTCTCCGATCTGCTCATCCCCATGAGCGTGCCGAAGAAAGCTCGCGAGACCTGGGATCAATTCGCCTACACTCTGGATGAGCTCATCATCGATGGCGTGCCCCAGCCACCGCCCGCCATGATCCGCAGCATCTATGAGGGTGTGTATGAGGAATACATGAAGTCGAAATTCAAAAACGCCGAGCAGCGCCAGCAGGATCTGGAGCAGCTCAGCAACTACAGTTCTCGCTTCACCGATCCCCTGGAGTTCCTCAGTCAACTCTCCCTGCTCAGTGGTGTGGACACCGACAACAAACCCGATGCTCAGCCCGAGGATCGCGACGCCGTCACCCTCACCACCGCGCATCAGGCCAAAGGCCTGGAGTGGCACACCGTCTTCGCCGTCTGGATGGCCGATGGCATGTTTCCCCATGCCCGTGCCGTGGAGGAAAGCGATGCCGGTCTGGAGGAAGAACGCCGCCTCTTCTACGTCACCATCACCCGCGCCAAGGACGAGCTCTACCTCACCTACCCACTCATCAATCACCAAGCCCGCGATGGCGACATTCTCATGCGACCCAGCCGCTTCATCACCGAGCTGTCCATGGACCTCATGGAGAAATGGAACGTGAGAAGTGGGTGGTGA
- a CDS encoding DUF3806 domain-containing protein, with amino-acid sequence MEQRVEAPNDEDLARIERQREWVRGHFEPASQPLYEEYDQKLRLLDAILQNGWIEPSETWKLQSLGITLGDAFVQRCGFEWVSVEDEYGRDPALRLPGTTIILYPLTMISKRVERGESVDVYSLIDGVAQKADELRASLQQPT; translated from the coding sequence ATGGAGCAGCGAGTCGAAGCACCAAATGATGAGGATTTAGCTCGCATTGAACGCCAGCGAGAATGGGTTCGAGGCCACTTCGAGCCTGCGAGTCAGCCACTCTATGAGGAGTATGATCAGAAGCTGCGCTTACTTGATGCAATCCTTCAGAACGGATGGATTGAGCCATCGGAGACTTGGAAGCTGCAAAGTCTTGGCATCACATTGGGTGACGCATTCGTTCAGCGGTGCGGCTTCGAGTGGGTCAGCGTCGAGGATGAGTATGGACGTGACCCGGCACTAAGGCTTCCTGGAACAACCATAATTCTCTATCCTCTGACCATGATCTCGAAGCGCGTTGAGAGGGGCGAGTCTGTTGATGTTTATTCTCTGATCGACGGAGTCGCCCAGAAAGCTGACGAGTTGAGAGCAAGTTTGCAGCAGCCAACATGA
- a CDS encoding DUF58 domain-containing protein has product MTPETLARDDLFDAVFLDRLRSLAVRLRKRRMLSRRGAQSTPATGFTREFKDYRHYTPREDYRAIDWRLYARLDKLFVRLYEETQELNLHILVDTSGSMAEPYGEKRRQALRFAVALAYLGLAGQQRVSFYSIGDTVHQQLPPLRGQGNIDKVIQAATRLQYGGLTDLERSFTEFRPTRQRYGVIFVISDFFGRDVNTASEAVKRAAAWPGECHFVQILHPEERQPSLEGEVELAEVETGERRRFWLTRRDVQRYVETFDAFCDELARECASHRIDFVQCGAEEPFEDRFLDLLNHGSALAGGV; this is encoded by the coding sequence ATGACCCCTGAAACTCTCGCCCGCGATGATCTGTTTGATGCGGTGTTTCTGGATCGGTTACGGTCTTTGGCCGTTCGTCTCCGCAAGCGGCGGATGCTAAGCCGTAGAGGAGCGCAATCGACCCCGGCTACGGGTTTCACCCGAGAGTTCAAGGATTACCGCCACTACACGCCCCGTGAGGATTATCGGGCCATTGATTGGCGCTTGTATGCACGGCTCGATAAGCTCTTCGTGCGGCTTTATGAAGAGACGCAGGAGCTGAATCTGCACATCCTGGTGGATACGAGCGGCTCCATGGCAGAGCCTTATGGCGAGAAGAGGAGGCAGGCTCTGCGTTTTGCGGTGGCTCTGGCTTACCTGGGCCTCGCGGGGCAGCAGCGGGTGAGCTTTTATTCCATCGGGGATACGGTCCATCAGCAGCTGCCTCCTTTGCGAGGACAGGGAAACATCGATAAGGTGATCCAGGCGGCTACCCGCTTGCAATATGGCGGACTCACGGACCTGGAGCGGAGTTTTACCGAGTTTCGCCCCACGCGGCAGCGCTATGGGGTGATCTTTGTGATTTCTGACTTCTTTGGACGAGATGTAAACACGGCTTCAGAGGCGGTGAAGCGCGCCGCGGCTTGGCCTGGGGAATGTCACTTTGTTCAGATCTTGCATCCCGAGGAGCGGCAGCCCAGTCTGGAAGGAGAAGTGGAACTGGCAGAGGTCGAGACTGGAGAACGGCGACGTTTCTGGCTAACTCGACGCGACGTGCAACGCTACGTGGAGACCTTCGATGCTTTTTGTGATGAGCTAGCCCGGGAATGTGCCAGTCATCGCATAGATTTCGTGCAGTGTGGTGCCGAGGAACCGTTTGAAGATCGGTTCCTCGATCTGTTGAACCATGGGTCGGCCTTGGCGGGTGGAGTGTAA
- a CDS encoding beta strand repeat-containing protein codes for MYKRLWKLFPLVLFALTARTATAQLYWDVNGTTVYSGNAGGLWDGAFWSSDVNGLATPSGYVANSFVNFAAGTDGLGTYTVTLPGNQTVSGINFLSGHVTIAPETTSPIASVQILTLSGTAPTVNVQNMDSTISSRVTSSGLTKTGYGKLSLNFGAIASSGYFIFTGAPITVNSGTLELTGTGGSADQMTTNGSIVINNGGTFLWGGNANNISNSTRFTINVGGTMIAKISDNVGSIEGAGHLSLQGGTLNLSQGSANTTFSGLITGGGNIYASSGTGILTLANANTFTGAIGSVNTNTNTGGIRLAHNRAAQYATLTLNNFDTSKINVSFASDIGTFVTGGLTGISKLTLEDVSGAPIDLQVGNNDASTTYRGSLSGSGGLTKIGIGILTLTGEYLTVTNTTSNTVITTAGTSSHTYTGDTTILSGTHTNAGISGNNSSNNLSTLKLDFNAQSTSTTVSGNTYTMVGTAPTSNIISSASRLVLGGGRLWVAGNNAGTAVSQTFNNTLIKSGRNFVTVTQGSTPGNTVVNLGNITRENAATLEFFLPNGAISLSNGITTTTPNDASGILGAWAIVGSDWAIKNTAGNTLGNVVAAGSELYTAYTSGDIVSTGTTNLLINNTEATISTGAGVTDINTLMLRDAGSATPRLIDIGSGETLRFGANGGLWNQGSLANTLTIGSTVNVGSITAGGADNTDGELVINHSGSGDMTLRSSIRDNGTGVVTVIRTGNSPVILSGTNYHTGGTIFTQGRTRADSIGALSTGSVTVVAGGQLWVNASGVFNNDFYLAGTGYGEGTIPGAIRMRGGETLGTSAKTITLTGDTRLGAVNSSSPSTLAGKITGDYALDLAGGAGGTNIIVLSHTGNDFTGNLSINTNLNSTSAFNLSALVTVRLGASEVIPHGLGKGNVIISGGTGTVSTNSATLDLFGFNETINSLISYGNHANVFVTNSKASTTSTLTLGGNDNSTSTSTSATYNTFYGGTLQDGAGVLALTKIGKGTQTLSGTSTYSGATLIQEGTLQTGAANALSPNSDITISEGSSNILSLSNGLADYSQTIKSLSGGGVVILGTVAAADTAAAPGVRLTTGSTADTLYSGLIVGGGGLVKQGSGRFTLTGPNTYVGTTTVNAGNLQIGVAGVGQSGSGAVDITSSGTLSGTGTVRGATTVSGLLSPGDNGGASIGQLVFSDLTASSLTLSGGGSASAPRLLFTLNGATGNVSDLTGGITNPSLLDGTFGQHDALEVQGTLNLTSGSTIKIELADGYSPTLGDVFNLMDWGTISGTLNAGGFNAASVGGDLDLELSNDMLTNGWIWNTSQFLSSGIIYVAAVPEPSRVTFLLLALGLLIMRRRRN; via the coding sequence ATGTACAAACGCCTCTGGAAACTTTTCCCTCTCGTCCTCTTCGCTCTGACGGCGAGAACTGCGACCGCTCAGCTCTATTGGGATGTGAATGGAACCACCGTTTACTCCGGGAATGCAGGTGGTCTTTGGGATGGTGCGTTCTGGAGTTCCGATGTGAATGGTCTTGCGACTCCCTCAGGTTATGTTGCCAATAGCTTCGTGAACTTTGCCGCCGGCACGGATGGTCTCGGCACCTACACGGTCACGCTACCTGGTAACCAGACGGTCTCGGGTATTAACTTTCTCAGCGGACATGTCACCATCGCTCCGGAGACGACCTCTCCCATTGCCAGCGTGCAGATCCTGACTCTGAGTGGCACGGCTCCCACAGTCAATGTCCAGAACATGGACTCCACGATCAGTTCCCGAGTCACTTCGAGCGGTCTGACGAAAACCGGTTATGGCAAGTTGTCCCTGAATTTCGGAGCCATTGCGTCCAGCGGCTATTTTATCTTCACCGGAGCACCCATCACCGTGAACTCCGGTACTTTAGAACTGACAGGCACTGGCGGCAGTGCTGACCAAATGACGACGAACGGCAGCATCGTCATCAACAATGGAGGCACCTTCCTCTGGGGAGGCAATGCCAACAACATCAGCAACAGCACCCGCTTCACGATCAATGTCGGCGGGACCATGATTGCCAAGATCAGCGACAACGTAGGCTCGATTGAAGGTGCGGGGCATCTATCCTTGCAAGGAGGCACGCTCAATCTGTCCCAGGGGTCTGCTAACACCACCTTTTCAGGTTTAATCACGGGTGGCGGAAACATCTATGCCTCCAGTGGCACGGGCATCCTCACCTTGGCGAATGCTAACACCTTCACGGGAGCCATCGGCAGCGTCAATACCAATACAAATACCGGAGGCATTCGACTCGCGCACAACCGAGCAGCTCAATACGCCACCCTCACGCTCAACAACTTCGACACGTCCAAGATCAACGTGAGCTTTGCTAGCGATATCGGCACCTTCGTTACCGGAGGTTTGACGGGCATCAGTAAACTCACGCTCGAAGATGTCTCGGGGGCACCCATTGACCTACAGGTCGGGAACAATGACGCCTCCACGACCTATCGCGGCTCCCTGAGTGGGTCCGGCGGCCTAACCAAAATTGGCATCGGCATCCTGACGCTCACCGGTGAATACTTGACGGTTACCAACACCACATCGAACACCGTCATCACGACCGCAGGCACAAGCTCACATACCTACACCGGTGACACGACCATCCTCTCCGGCACTCACACCAATGCAGGGATCAGCGGCAACAACAGCAGCAATAATCTCAGCACCCTGAAGCTGGACTTTAACGCCCAATCCACGTCCACCACCGTCAGCGGCAATACCTACACCATGGTGGGCACAGCCCCCACCAGCAACATCATCAGTTCCGCCAGTCGTCTTGTGCTCGGCGGCGGCAGACTCTGGGTGGCGGGCAACAATGCAGGAACAGCCGTCAGCCAGACCTTCAACAATACCCTCATCAAGTCGGGCCGTAACTTTGTCACGGTTACGCAAGGCAGCACGCCCGGCAATACGGTGGTGAACCTTGGAAACATCACCCGTGAGAACGCCGCAACCTTAGAGTTCTTCCTCCCCAATGGCGCAATCAGTCTGAGCAATGGTATCACCACCACCACACCGAATGATGCCAGCGGTATCCTCGGTGCTTGGGCCATCGTCGGCAGTGACTGGGCCATCAAGAATACGGCCGGAAACACCCTCGGCAATGTCGTCGCAGCCGGGTCTGAACTTTACACCGCTTACACCAGCGGCGACATCGTCAGCACGGGCACGACCAATCTCCTGATCAACAACACCGAGGCCACCATCAGCACCGGCGCTGGGGTTACGGACATCAACACGCTCATGCTGCGGGATGCGGGATCAGCGACCCCACGTCTCATTGATATCGGCAGTGGCGAGACCCTTCGCTTCGGTGCCAATGGCGGCCTTTGGAACCAAGGAAGCCTAGCCAACACACTCACCATCGGCAGCACCGTCAATGTCGGCAGTATCACCGCAGGTGGAGCAGATAACACCGATGGTGAACTGGTCATCAATCACTCGGGTAGCGGTGACATGACCCTTCGCTCCTCCATTCGCGACAATGGCACTGGCGTTGTCACGGTGATCCGGACAGGCAACAGCCCAGTCATCCTTTCAGGCACCAACTACCACACAGGTGGCACCATCTTCACCCAAGGCCGCACCCGGGCGGACAGCATCGGTGCCCTGAGCACAGGGTCAGTGACGGTTGTCGCTGGCGGTCAACTTTGGGTCAATGCCTCCGGTGTTTTTAACAATGACTTCTACCTCGCTGGCACGGGTTATGGTGAAGGCACCATCCCTGGAGCTATCCGCATGCGTGGTGGAGAAACGCTCGGCACTTCAGCCAAAACCATCACGCTAACCGGTGACACCCGCCTCGGTGCCGTGAACAGTTCATCGCCGAGCACCCTGGCAGGCAAGATCACGGGTGACTATGCTCTGGACCTCGCGGGAGGTGCCGGTGGCACCAACATCATCGTGCTCAGCCACACCGGCAACGACTTCACCGGCAATCTCTCCATCAACACCAACCTCAACAGTACCTCCGCCTTCAATCTCAGCGCTTTGGTCACTGTGCGGTTAGGCGCTTCCGAGGTCATTCCCCATGGCTTAGGGAAAGGCAATGTCATCATCTCAGGCGGCACGGGCACCGTCTCCACCAACAGCGCCACATTGGACCTCTTCGGTTTTAATGAGACCATCAACAGCCTGATCTCCTATGGCAATCATGCCAATGTCTTCGTGACGAACAGCAAGGCGTCCACCACTTCGACCCTGACCTTGGGAGGCAACGATAACAGCACCTCCACAAGCACTTCGGCCACTTACAACACCTTCTACGGTGGCACGCTTCAAGATGGGGCTGGCGTCCTTGCCCTCACCAAGATTGGCAAAGGCACTCAAACCTTGAGTGGCACGAGCACCTATTCAGGAGCCACCTTGATCCAAGAAGGCACGCTGCAAACTGGAGCCGCTAATGCCTTATCCCCAAACTCCGATATCACCATCAGCGAAGGCAGTTCAAACATCCTCTCGCTGAGCAACGGCCTCGCGGATTACTCGCAAACCATCAAGTCCCTCTCCGGCGGTGGCGTGGTGATTCTCGGCACGGTCGCTGCCGCCGATACAGCCGCCGCTCCTGGGGTTCGTCTCACCACAGGCAGCACGGCCGACACCCTCTATTCGGGTTTGATCGTCGGTGGGGGCGGGCTGGTCAAACAAGGCAGCGGACGCTTCACCCTCACAGGGCCCAACACCTATGTCGGCACCACCACTGTGAATGCGGGCAACCTCCAAATCGGCGTGGCGGGTGTGGGGCAAAGCGGCAGTGGCGCTGTAGATATCACGAGCAGTGGTACCCTTTCTGGCACCGGCACCGTTCGTGGAGCTACCACGGTTTCCGGTCTCCTCAGCCCAGGCGACAATGGCGGCGCTTCTATTGGTCAACTGGTCTTTAGCGATCTCACCGCCAGCAGCCTCACCCTTTCCGGTGGCGGCAGCGCTTCGGCACCACGCCTCCTTTTCACCCTCAATGGCGCCACTGGCAACGTCTCCGACTTGACCGGTGGGATCACGAATCCCAGCCTGCTGGATGGCACCTTTGGTCAGCATGACGCGCTCGAAGTCCAAGGCACCCTCAACCTCACCAGCGGCAGCACCATCAAGATCGAATTGGCCGATGGCTACTCGCCGACTTTGGGGGACGTCTTCAACCTCATGGACTGGGGCACCATCTCGGGCACTCTCAATGCGGGCGGCTTCAACGCCGCCTCCGTCGGTGGCGACCTCGACCTGGAACTCAGCAACGACATGCTGACCAATGGCTGGATCTGGAACACCAGCCAGTTTTTGTCCTCTGGCATCATCTATGTCGCCGCTGTGCCTGAGCCTAGCCGGGTGACCTTCCTGCTCCTGGCCCTTGGCCTCCTCATCATGCGCCGCCGCCGGAATTAA
- a CDS encoding Lrp/AsnC family transcriptional regulator, protein MTAETTPIEHTEEINARILAVSEDRVKGFHRHPFQFIAEESGVPFETVVERIRAMLKGGVIRRVRQTLLANKLAEGALVAWKVPNDKLDAAFDFMFKQDPFSGHVVLRSTDREVSGSDYKLWTTLKTPQGTDMREHADVLKRLTGAEEYLLMPAHGIFALGVGHVRRKTMEPGEKADEPAKMMTTNIADMDEEEWNVLLHLKGELSAEEVGPEPWAGRAEAAGTTLERFCEVAKNLDKKGVIGRFSTFLEHVKPSQAGVRVTRFNGLFHWKVPDGMQERGGGEVGRHTIMTHCYWREGGPRFGNVNIMGVVHGTDKDLIMKHKEAIDAHLASIGIPVEYTNVFWGGRSEIKPSEISPIVYREWHQKWAGVEGPVV, encoded by the coding sequence ATGACCGCCGAAACTACCCCCATCGAACATACCGAGGAAATCAATGCCCGCATCCTGGCGGTCAGTGAGGACCGGGTGAAAGGATTTCACCGGCACCCGTTCCAGTTCATTGCCGAGGAAAGCGGCGTGCCCTTCGAAACGGTCGTCGAACGCATCCGCGCCATGCTGAAAGGCGGCGTGATCCGTCGCGTCCGCCAGACTTTGCTGGCCAACAAGCTGGCTGAAGGTGCCTTGGTGGCCTGGAAAGTGCCGAACGACAAGCTGGATGCGGCCTTTGACTTCATGTTCAAGCAGGACCCCTTCAGTGGTCACGTGGTGCTGCGCTCCACCGACCGTGAGGTCAGTGGCAGTGACTACAAACTCTGGACCACTCTGAAGACCCCCCAAGGCACCGACATGCGTGAGCATGCCGATGTGCTCAAACGCCTCACAGGTGCGGAAGAATACCTGCTCATGCCTGCCCACGGCATCTTTGCCCTCGGCGTCGGTCACGTGCGCCGTAAGACGATGGAGCCCGGCGAAAAAGCGGATGAACCCGCCAAGATGATGACCACTAACATCGCCGATATGGATGAAGAGGAGTGGAACGTGCTTCTGCATCTCAAAGGCGAACTCTCGGCGGAAGAAGTCGGCCCTGAACCTTGGGCAGGTCGTGCGGAAGCGGCAGGCACCACGCTGGAGCGCTTCTGTGAAGTGGCCAAGAACCTCGATAAGAAAGGCGTCATCGGTCGCTTCTCCACCTTCCTGGAACACGTCAAGCCCAGCCAGGCCGGCGTGCGGGTGACCCGCTTCAACGGCCTTTTCCACTGGAAAGTGCCCGATGGCATGCAGGAGCGTGGCGGTGGCGAAGTAGGCCGCCATACCATCATGACCCACTGCTACTGGCGCGAGGGAGGTCCTCGTTTTGGCAACGTCAATATCATGGGCGTGGTGCACGGCACCGACAAAGACCTGATCATGAAACACAAGGAAGCCATTGATGCCCACCTGGCCTCCATCGGCATCCCAGTGGAATACACCAACGTCTTCTGGGGCGGTCGCAGTGAGATCAAGCCCAGCGAGATCAGCCCCATCGTCTATCGCGAATGGCACCAGAAGTGGGCTGGCGTGGAAGGACCTGTGGTCTAG